One genomic segment of Leptolyngbya sp. CCY15150 includes these proteins:
- the sufD gene encoding Fe-S cluster assembly protein SufD — translation MQTSTLTPPRVDRHAYLVQLLSQRLDVDETRLDGATLAWLKELRHQAVAQLQTATLPTQRDEDWRFTDLSSLLAVDFEAAQPNLEAIAPEALTQYDVPEAIAQLVFVDGIYAPTLSTLGELPAAVTVGSLLEVAPRLGDRLPTYLAQQTVGQDVFATLNTAGLQDAAIIWAGKNQAIAQPIHVLYLSRGDRPSFSQPRCLVVAEPNSALTLVETFACLDAGTYLSNSVTEIWVEENAGVNHVRLQQDSETAFHLSRTVVNQARSARYRVHDISLGAALSRRNLDVFHSGEQVETLMNGLTMIQGKQVADTHSLINYAKPYGSSRQLHKCIVDDKAHTIFNGRVNVPQAAQLTDAAQLNRCLLLSPKARVDTKPQLEIVADNVKCTHGATVSQLEADEVFYLQSRGIDAESAQSLLIYAFAFEILGKIPVESVQKRLSQFVSAHAR, via the coding sequence ATGCAGACGTCTACCTTAACGCCGCCTCGTGTTGATCGCCATGCCTATCTCGTGCAGTTGCTGAGTCAGCGGCTGGATGTGGATGAAACGCGGCTGGATGGAGCAACCCTGGCTTGGCTGAAGGAACTGCGCCACCAGGCTGTTGCCCAACTGCAAACGGCAACCTTACCCACTCAGCGGGATGAAGATTGGCGCTTTACCGATCTATCCTCGCTGTTGGCAGTAGATTTTGAAGCGGCTCAGCCCAATCTAGAGGCGATCGCCCCTGAAGCGCTCACGCAGTATGACGTACCGGAAGCGATCGCTCAACTGGTGTTTGTTGATGGTATCTATGCACCTACCTTATCCACCCTGGGCGAACTACCTGCGGCTGTGACCGTGGGGTCGCTGCTAGAGGTGGCTCCTCGCTTAGGCGATCGCTTGCCGACCTATCTAGCCCAGCAAACGGTGGGTCAAGATGTCTTCGCGACCTTGAATACGGCTGGATTGCAGGATGCGGCGATTATTTGGGCAGGTAAGAATCAAGCGATCGCTCAACCGATTCATGTTCTCTATCTCTCAAGGGGCGATCGCCCCAGCTTTTCTCAACCGCGCTGCCTAGTAGTAGCAGAGCCCAACAGCGCGCTCACCCTGGTGGAAACCTTTGCCTGCCTGGATGCAGGAACCTACCTCAGCAATTCCGTCACGGAAATCTGGGTGGAGGAGAATGCCGGGGTCAACCATGTGCGCCTGCAGCAAGACAGCGAGACAGCGTTTCATCTGAGCCGTACAGTGGTGAACCAAGCTCGGAGCGCTCGTTATCGAGTTCATGACATCAGCCTCGGAGCCGCCCTGTCGCGCCGGAATTTAGATGTATTCCACAGCGGCGAGCAGGTGGAAACCCTCATGAACGGGCTGACCATGATCCAAGGTAAGCAGGTAGCCGACACCCATAGTTTGATCAACTATGCCAAGCCCTACGGCAGCAGTCGTCAACTGCATAAATGCATTGTGGACGACAAAGCCCACACCATCTTCAACGGTAGGGTGAATGTACCCCAGGCAGCCCAGTTAACCGATGCTGCTCAGCTAAACCGATGTTTGCTGCTATCGCCCAAGGCTCGGGTAGACACCAAACCCCAGCTTGAGATCGTGGCTGACAACGTCAAATGCACCCACGGAGCCACGGTTAGCCAGCTTGAAGCCGATGAAGTATTTTATCTGCAAA
- the sufC gene encoding Fe-S cluster assembly ATPase SufC, translated as MINDNAEVILSVRNLTAEVDGIQILKGLNLEVRAGEIHAIMGPNGSGKSTFSKVIAGHPDYTVTGGEVIYQGQNLLDLPAEERSRSGIFLAFQYPLEIPGVSNIDFLRVACNSRRKHQGLEELDAFDFDELVQDKLDVVKMKPEFLNRSVNEGFSGGEKKRNEILQMALLEPRLAILDETDSGLDIDALRIVSGGVNQLASPDNATVLITHYQRLLDYIVPDYVHVMEGGRIITTGDKSLAFQLEERGYDWVVEQEAAGVQ; from the coding sequence ATGATCAATGACAACGCTGAGGTGATTCTGTCGGTTCGTAATCTCACGGCTGAAGTAGACGGAATCCAAATTCTCAAAGGACTGAACCTAGAGGTGCGGGCGGGAGAAATCCACGCCATTATGGGGCCCAACGGTTCGGGGAAAAGCACTTTCTCCAAGGTGATTGCAGGTCATCCCGACTATACGGTGACTGGCGGTGAAGTAATCTACCAGGGTCAGAACTTGTTAGACCTGCCCGCTGAGGAGCGATCGCGCTCCGGAATTTTCCTGGCATTCCAATATCCCCTAGAAATTCCCGGTGTGAGCAACATCGACTTCCTACGGGTAGCCTGCAACTCTCGCCGTAAGCATCAGGGGCTAGAAGAACTGGATGCCTTTGACTTTGACGAACTGGTGCAAGATAAGCTGGACGTCGTTAAGATGAAGCCAGAATTTCTCAATCGCAGCGTCAACGAAGGCTTTTCCGGCGGTGAAAAGAAGCGCAATGAAATCCTACAGATGGCGCTTCTGGAACCTCGCTTAGCCATTCTGGACGAAACAGACTCCGGTCTAGACATCGACGCCTTGAGAATTGTCTCGGGTGGCGTCAATCAACTTGCCAGTCCAGATAATGCCACGGTGTTGATTACCCACTATCAGCGCCTGCTAGACTACATCGTGCCCGACTATGTCCACGTGATGGAAGGCGGCCGCATTATCACCACCGGCGATAAGTCTCTGGCATTTCAGCTCGAAGAGCGCGGCTATGATTGGGTTGTGGAACAAGAAGCAGCGGGGGTTCAATAA
- the sufB gene encoding Fe-S cluster assembly protein SufB: MSASVKTLVNQPYKYGFITDIEADSIPAGLSEDVVRLISAKKNEPEFMLEFRLKAYRHWLKMTEPTWPHVSYPPIDYQKIVYYSAPKKKDKLQSLDDVDPTLLETFEKLGIPLSEQKRLSNVAVDAIFDSVSVATTFKEKLAEEGVIFCSISEALQHHPDLIQKYLGTVVPAGDNYFAALNAAVFSDGSFVYIPKNTRCPMELSTYFRINNGDSGQFERTLIVAEEGSSVSYLEGCTAPMFDTNQLHAAVVELVALDNADIKYSTVQNWFAGDENGKGGIYNFVTKRGLCQGKNSKISWTQVETGSAITWKYPSCVLVGDNSVGEFYSVALTNNCQQADTGTKMVHVGKNTRSTIISKGISAGRSQNSYRGLVKVGPKAEGARNYSQCDSMLIGDRAQANTFPYIQVQNNTSKVEHEASTSKIGEDQLFYFLQRGISMEDAISMMISGFCKDVFNQLPMEFAVEADRLLSLKLEGSVG, encoded by the coding sequence ATGTCTGCATCCGTTAAGACCCTTGTTAATCAGCCCTACAAGTATGGCTTCATCACCGACATCGAAGCAGACTCGATTCCTGCGGGTCTCAGCGAAGATGTTGTGCGGCTGATCTCTGCCAAAAAGAATGAGCCGGAGTTCATGCTAGAGTTTCGTCTCAAAGCCTATCGCCACTGGCTGAAGATGACGGAACCCACCTGGCCCCACGTCAGCTATCCCCCCATTGACTATCAAAAAATTGTCTACTATTCTGCCCCGAAGAAAAAAGACAAGCTTCAGAGTTTAGACGACGTCGATCCCACCCTGCTGGAAACCTTCGAAAAGCTGGGAATTCCCCTTTCGGAGCAAAAGCGCCTCTCCAATGTGGCAGTAGACGCCATTTTCGACAGCGTGTCGGTGGCCACTACGTTTAAGGAAAAGCTTGCGGAAGAAGGCGTGATTTTCTGCTCCATCTCCGAAGCCCTGCAGCACCATCCTGATTTGATCCAAAAGTATCTGGGTACGGTGGTGCCGGCTGGGGACAACTACTTTGCCGCGCTCAACGCAGCGGTCTTTTCCGATGGGTCGTTTGTCTACATTCCCAAAAACACCCGTTGTCCCATGGAGCTATCCACCTACTTCCGGATTAACAACGGCGATTCGGGACAGTTTGAGCGCACCTTGATTGTGGCGGAAGAGGGCAGCTCGGTCAGCTACCTAGAAGGCTGCACTGCTCCCATGTTTGACACCAACCAGCTCCACGCGGCAGTGGTTGAACTGGTGGCGCTCGACAACGCCGACATCAAATACTCCACGGTGCAAAACTGGTTTGCGGGCGACGAAAACGGCAAGGGCGGCATCTACAACTTCGTCACCAAGCGCGGTCTCTGCCAGGGCAAGAATTCTAAGATCTCTTGGACTCAAGTTGAGACTGGATCGGCGATCACCTGGAAATATCCGAGTTGTGTGCTGGTGGGTGACAACTCCGTGGGTGAGTTTTACTCCGTAGCGCTAACCAACAACTGCCAGCAGGCCGATACCGGCACCAAGATGGTGCATGTGGGCAAAAACACCCGCAGCACGATTATCTCCAAGGGAATTTCCGCCGGGCGATCGCAAAATAGCTATCGTGGCTTGGTGAAAGTGGGCCCCAAGGCTGAAGGAGCCCGCAACTATTCCCAGTGTGATTCGATGCTGATTGGCGATCGCGCCCAGGCTAACACCTTCCCCTACATTCAGGTTCAAAACAACACCAGCAAGGTGGAGCACGAGGCCTCGACCTCGAAGATTGGCGAAGACCAACTGTTCTACTTCCTGCAGCGGGGCATTTCCATGGAAGACGCCATTTCGATGATGATCAGCGGCTTCTGTAAGGATGTGTTTAACCAACTGCCCATGGAATTTGCGGTGGAGGCCGATCGCCTCTTGAGTCTGAAACTGGAAGGCAGTGTAGGTTAA
- a CDS encoding ferredoxin-thioredoxin reductase catalytic domain-containing protein — protein MTTSTQSQATDKSLEAMRHFSETYAQRTGTYFCVDPGVTAVVIEGLAKHKDELGAPLCPCRHYEDKEAEAAAAYWNCPCVPMRERKECHCMLFLTPENDFAGDRQDISFEEIRTTTSQY, from the coding sequence ATGACTACATCCACTCAATCTCAAGCCACTGATAAAAGTCTCGAAGCCATGCGGCACTTTTCCGAGACCTATGCCCAGCGTACCGGAACCTATTTTTGTGTCGATCCGGGCGTGACTGCCGTGGTGATTGAAGGGTTGGCTAAGCACAAAGATGAGCTTGGTGCGCCCCTTTGTCCCTGCCGCCACTACGAAGACAAGGAGGCCGAGGCTGCCGCTGCTTACTGGAACTGCCCCTGTGTGCCCATGCGAGAGCGCAAAGAGTGCCACTGCATGTTGTTTCTAACCCCTGAAAACGACTTCGCAGGCGATCGCCAAGATATTTCCTTCGAAGAAATTCGCACAACCACCAGTCAATACTAA
- the sufR gene encoding iron-sulfur cluster biosynthesis transcriptional regulator SufR gives MMATKQHPSTKQDILYYLLKQGQAKAQDLADALNISPQAIRRHLKDLEDEGLIQHHPEQTGMGRPQHIYGLSQEGRDRLPAKYDDFALSLLDTLTETVGREQVGTILRKQWERKAQEYRDRVGNGSVEERVANLVKLRQAEGYMAEWYSVEPEDESVPDAAHQDQDDAPAEQYVITEYNCAISHIAESFPSVCGHELEMFEIALEGCAVKRTHWLVNGEHRCGYLIRSTSDRPSQHH, from the coding sequence ATGATGGCCACTAAGCAGCACCCCTCCACCAAACAAGACATCCTCTACTACCTCCTGAAGCAAGGGCAAGCCAAGGCTCAGGATCTAGCAGATGCTCTCAATATCAGCCCTCAGGCGATTCGCCGACACCTCAAAGATCTAGAAGATGAAGGTTTGATCCAACATCATCCAGAGCAGACAGGTATGGGGCGTCCGCAACATATTTATGGGCTCAGCCAGGAGGGGCGCGATCGCCTGCCAGCTAAATATGATGACTTTGCCCTATCGTTGCTCGACACCCTCACCGAGACCGTCGGTCGGGAACAAGTGGGAACAATTTTGCGCAAACAATGGGAGCGCAAAGCTCAAGAATACCGCGATCGCGTGGGCAACGGATCGGTGGAGGAGCGGGTAGCCAACTTGGTGAAGCTGCGGCAGGCAGAAGGCTACATGGCGGAGTGGTATTCGGTGGAGCCGGAGGATGAATCGGTGCCAGACGCTGCCCATCAAGATCAGGACGATGCCCCAGCGGAGCAGTATGTGATTACGGAATACAACTGCGCCATTTCCCACATTGCGGAGTCGTTTCCCAGCGTCTGTGGCCATGAACTAGAGATGTTTGAAATTGCCCTAGAGGGCTGCGCCGTGAAGCGCACGCACTGGTTGGTGAATGGTGAGCATCGCTGTGGATACTTGATTCGCTCCACCAGCGATCGCCCCTCCCAACACCATTAA
- a CDS encoding DUF6737 family protein, with the protein MALDPTSDSFNPWHLKPWWCQPWSIVLTGTGLIGGSWLLFHRVWLTGLVAIPLGVWMGFFVLVWPRLMRQYVAESAVQADLGTTQSPD; encoded by the coding sequence ATGGCGCTTGATCCTACGTCGGATTCCTTCAATCCCTGGCATCTCAAACCTTGGTGGTGTCAGCCTTGGTCAATTGTGCTCACCGGCACGGGGCTGATTGGCGGCAGTTGGCTGCTGTTCCATCGCGTTTGGCTGACGGGCTTGGTCGCCATTCCCCTCGGGGTCTGGATGGGCTTTTTTGTGCTGGTTTGGCCAAGATTGATGCGTCAATACGTAGCAGAATCTGCTGTTCAAGCCGATCTTGGCACGACCCAATCTCCAGATTAG
- a CDS encoding 3'-5' exonuclease: MVRTMMRSLDLLQFYRQLGSQVFTVVDVETTGMAGWRDRITELSVLQATLADGVVDQRTSLLNPGVPIPANIVAFTGISQAMVDVAPTTADVLPHYWPALNQGVLTAHNLNFDYAFLQAEYARLDYSFDRPVSEQLCTVALSRLLLSDLPSRSLPNLVAHFGFNVGRSHRAAADTLACWMLTQRLLSDLLEGDDDAILQRLQQQWIPLKAAADVLNCSTRVGQRRLDQAGVSHRLVQRGRSQTRMYRRGDVEQVAGLA, from the coding sequence GTGGTCAGAACCATGATGCGATCGCTGGATCTTTTGCAATTTTATCGGCAGTTGGGTAGCCAAGTGTTCACCGTGGTGGATGTAGAAACAACCGGGATGGCGGGCTGGCGCGATCGCATCACCGAACTGTCAGTTTTGCAGGCCACCCTCGCTGATGGCGTGGTGGATCAACGCACCAGCCTGCTGAACCCTGGCGTTCCTATTCCTGCCAATATTGTCGCCTTCACCGGAATTTCCCAAGCCATGGTAGACGTTGCCCCAACTACGGCAGACGTCTTGCCCCACTACTGGCCGGCCCTCAACCAAGGCGTACTCACCGCCCATAATTTAAACTTCGACTACGCCTTCCTGCAGGCGGAATATGCGCGACTGGATTACAGCTTCGATCGCCCCGTTTCAGAACAACTTTGCACCGTAGCCCTATCTCGCCTGCTGCTGTCCGATCTACCCTCTCGCAGTTTGCCGAACCTGGTAGCCCATTTTGGGTTTAACGTAGGGCGATCGCACCGGGCCGCAGCCGATACCCTCGCCTGCTGGATGCTGACCCAGCGGTTATTATCCGACCTCCTAGAGGGCGACGATGATGCCATTCTCCAGCGATTGCAGCAGCAGTGGATTCCCCTCAAGGCAGCGGCCGACGTGCTGAATTGTTCTACCCGAGTCGGTCAGCGCCGTCTCGACCAGGCTGGGGTCAGCCATCGTCTAGTGCAACGAGGGCGATCGCAGACCCGCATGTATCGCCGGGGGGATGTGGAGCAGGTGGCAGGTTTAGCCTAA
- a CDS encoding DEAD/DEAH box helicase, producing the protein MTLSFKSLGLSEACVAHLDHLDFKTPTPIQAQAIPHLLSGRDVVGRAQTGTGKTAAFALPMLEQIDVGDRSLQALVLTPTRELALQVYQAIQLFNTDRRLQILTVYGGQSVERQVSRLRKGVQMVVGTPGRVLDLLGRGDLKLDKLNWLVLDEADEMLNMGFIKDVETILNQAPAERQTAFFSATMDPVIRELSAKFLRSPVTVTIDQPKAAPNRINQVAYLIPKGWTKARALQPILELEDPESALIFVRTRRAAAELTRQLQAAGHSVDEYHGDLSQSQRERLLLRFRQRQVRWVVATDIAARGLHVEDLTHVINYDLPDSLESYVHRIGRTGRAGKEGIAISLVHPLDKRKLRDIERHIRQKLEWGTIPTRAEIEARYIDKLKSRVQEALTGERMASFLPIVSQLSEEFEPRMIAAAALQMAYDQTRPSWMRVEPEATDDDRRPSRPSGGGSRTPQTKSRRPKINRVSEPSSPSRS; encoded by the coding sequence ATGACTCTTTCTTTCAAAAGCTTAGGCCTATCTGAAGCCTGTGTAGCGCACCTCGACCATCTTGATTTCAAAACGCCGACGCCAATTCAGGCCCAGGCCATTCCCCACCTCCTCTCTGGACGAGATGTGGTAGGACGGGCGCAAACCGGTACCGGGAAGACCGCAGCCTTTGCCCTGCCCATGCTAGAACAAATCGACGTGGGCGATCGCTCCCTGCAAGCGCTGGTGTTGACCCCCACCCGTGAGCTGGCTTTGCAGGTCTACCAAGCGATTCAGCTTTTCAATACCGATCGCCGTCTGCAAATCTTGACCGTGTATGGCGGGCAATCGGTCGAACGCCAAGTCAGCCGTCTGCGCAAGGGTGTGCAGATGGTGGTGGGTACGCCAGGTCGGGTGCTCGACCTGCTGGGTCGGGGCGACCTCAAGCTGGACAAGCTCAACTGGCTAGTGTTGGATGAAGCCGATGAAATGCTCAACATGGGCTTCATCAAAGATGTAGAAACCATCTTGAACCAGGCTCCGGCTGAGCGCCAAACCGCTTTCTTCTCCGCCACCATGGATCCGGTGATCCGCGAGCTATCAGCAAAATTCCTGCGATCGCCCGTGACCGTGACCATTGATCAACCCAAGGCTGCTCCCAACCGGATTAACCAGGTTGCCTACTTGATCCCTAAAGGCTGGACGAAGGCCCGGGCTCTACAGCCGATTTTAGAACTAGAAGATCCAGAATCAGCGCTGATCTTTGTGCGCACCCGTCGGGCTGCCGCAGAACTAACCCGTCAGCTTCAAGCCGCTGGTCACAGCGTTGATGAATACCACGGCGACCTCAGCCAGTCTCAACGGGAACGGCTATTGCTGCGCTTCCGTCAACGGCAGGTGCGCTGGGTGGTGGCAACCGATATTGCTGCCCGTGGTTTGCACGTGGAAGATCTAACCCACGTGATCAACTACGACTTGCCCGATAGCCTAGAAAGCTACGTTCACCGGATTGGTCGGACAGGGCGGGCCGGAAAAGAAGGGATCGCCATTTCCCTGGTTCATCCCCTCGACAAGCGCAAGCTGCGAGACATTGAGCGCCACATTCGCCAGAAGCTAGAGTGGGGAACGATCCCCACCCGCGCCGAAATCGAAGCGCGCTACATTGATAAGCTGAAATCTCGGGTGCAAGAAGCCCTAACAGGCGAACGCATGGCGTCTTTCTTGCCGATTGTGTCTCAACTCAGTGAAGAGTTTGAACCTCGCATGATTGCAGCGGCAGCCTTGCAAATGGCCTACGACCAAACCCGTCCATCTTGGATGCGGGTGGAGCCGGAAGCTACAGACGACGATCGGCGGCCGTCTCGTCCATCGGGCGGTGGTTCTCGGACACCCCAAACCAAGTCTCGTCGTCCCAAGATCAACCGAGTTTCAGAGCCCTCTAGCCCATCTCGTTCCTAG
- the rimO gene encoding 30S ribosomal protein S12 methylthiotransferase RimO: protein MGNSPTIAVSHLGCEKNRVDTEHMLGLLVQAGYHVDSDERLADYVIVNTCSFIQAAREESVRTLVELAEANKKIVITGCMAQHFQQELLDEIPEAVAVVGTGDYNKIVDVVRRAEAGERVQEVSSEPTYIADETVPRYRTTTESMAYLRVAEGCDYRCAFCIIPHLRGNQRSRSIESIVAEANQLASEGVQEIILISQITTNYGMDLYGEPKLAELLQALGEVEVPWIRMHYAYPTGLTPKVIEAIRNTPNVLPYLDLPLQHSHPEVLRAMNRPWQGQVNDRIIERIKAALPEAVLRTTFIVGFPGETDEHFEHLCQFVQRHEFDHVGVFTFSPEEGTPAYDLPNPLPQAVMDARRDRLMQLQQPISLRRNQAEVGRVVDVLIEQEHPETGELIGRSPRFSADVDGLVYVQGTARLGTMVPVEITSADVYDLYGQIADSKTQLRGALSRVSV from the coding sequence ATGGGCAATTCGCCAACCATCGCTGTATCACATCTAGGCTGTGAAAAGAATCGGGTTGATACCGAGCATATGCTGGGTCTCCTCGTTCAAGCCGGATACCATGTTGATAGTGATGAGCGCCTCGCAGATTACGTCATTGTCAACACATGTAGTTTCATTCAGGCTGCCCGAGAAGAATCGGTGCGCACCCTCGTTGAGCTAGCGGAAGCCAACAAAAAAATTGTGATTACGGGCTGCATGGCCCAACATTTTCAGCAAGAGTTGCTGGATGAAATTCCCGAGGCCGTTGCGGTGGTGGGAACCGGTGATTACAACAAAATTGTAGACGTGGTGCGCCGGGCAGAAGCCGGGGAGCGCGTGCAGGAAGTCTCGTCAGAGCCGACCTACATTGCCGATGAAACGGTTCCTCGCTATCGCACCACCACTGAAAGCATGGCCTACCTGCGGGTGGCCGAAGGGTGTGACTACCGCTGCGCCTTCTGTATTATTCCCCATCTACGGGGCAATCAGCGATCGCGCTCCATTGAGTCGATCGTGGCAGAAGCCAACCAGCTTGCCTCGGAAGGGGTGCAGGAGATTATTCTCATCTCCCAAATCACCACCAACTACGGCATGGATCTCTATGGAGAGCCCAAGCTGGCTGAGTTGCTGCAGGCCTTGGGAGAGGTTGAGGTACCTTGGATTCGCATGCACTACGCTTACCCCACGGGCTTAACGCCCAAGGTAATCGAAGCCATTCGCAATACCCCCAATGTATTGCCCTACCTAGATTTGCCCTTGCAGCACTCCCACCCCGAGGTGCTGCGCGCCATGAACCGTCCATGGCAGGGGCAGGTGAACGATCGCATCATTGAGCGGATTAAAGCCGCTCTCCCCGAGGCCGTTCTGAGAACCACCTTTATTGTGGGTTTTCCGGGCGAGACGGATGAACATTTTGAGCACCTCTGCCAATTTGTTCAGCGCCATGAGTTTGATCACGTGGGTGTGTTTACCTTTTCCCCCGAAGAAGGAACTCCAGCCTACGATCTGCCCAATCCATTGCCCCAAGCGGTGATGGATGCTCGGCGCGATCGCTTAATGCAGCTTCAGCAGCCGATTTCGCTCCGGCGCAACCAGGCTGAAGTTGGACGCGTTGTGGATGTCTTGATTGAGCAAGAACATCCTGAGACCGGTGAGTTAATTGGGCGATCGCCCCGCTTTTCTGCAGATGTGGACGGGCTGGTCTACGTTCAGGGCACGGCTCGCCTAGGGACAATGGTTCCGGTTGAAATCACATCAGCCGATGTCTATGACCTCTATGGTCAGATTGCGGATTCCAAGACGCAGTTAAGAGGCGCGCTCAGTCGTGTCTCTGTTTAA
- a CDS encoding photosystem I biogenesis protein BtpA encodes MDLKKIFKTANPIIGVIHLLPLPTSPRWGGNLQTVIDRAEQEAAALSSGGVDGIIVENFFDAPFTKEAVDPAVVSAMSLVVQRLKHLVTLPIGVNVLRNDAQSAMAIATCVRAQFIRVNVLTGVMATDQGLIEGQAHQLLRYRRELGSDVSIFADVLVKHARPLGSPNLTTAVQETIERGLADGVILSGWATGSPPTLEDLELASAAAGGTPVFIGSGATWDNIPKLIQAADGVIVSSSLKRRGRIEQPIDPIRVSQFAEAMHRGLADKSKSANAPLSMNSSVAVSS; translated from the coding sequence GTGGACTTAAAAAAAATCTTCAAAACTGCTAACCCGATTATTGGGGTCATTCACCTCTTGCCCTTGCCGACGTCTCCCCGTTGGGGGGGCAACCTCCAGACCGTGATTGACCGAGCCGAACAGGAAGCCGCCGCCCTCTCCTCTGGAGGCGTAGACGGTATCATTGTCGAAAACTTTTTTGACGCGCCGTTTACCAAGGAAGCTGTGGATCCAGCGGTGGTCAGCGCCATGAGTTTGGTGGTGCAACGCCTCAAGCATTTGGTGACCCTACCCATCGGGGTCAATGTGCTGCGCAACGATGCCCAAAGTGCCATGGCGATCGCCACCTGTGTGCGGGCCCAGTTCATCCGGGTGAACGTGCTCACGGGGGTTATGGCCACCGATCAAGGGCTGATTGAAGGACAGGCCCATCAGCTTTTGCGCTACCGCCGAGAGTTGGGCAGTGACGTCAGCATCTTTGCCGATGTGTTGGTGAAACATGCTCGCCCCCTAGGTTCACCGAATTTGACTACCGCCGTGCAGGAAACCATCGAGCGGGGCCTAGCCGATGGTGTTATCCTTTCAGGCTGGGCCACCGGCAGCCCGCCGACCTTAGAAGATCTGGAGCTAGCCAGCGCTGCCGCTGGGGGTACACCCGTGTTTATTGGCAGCGGTGCGACTTGGGACAATATCCCTAAACTCATCCAAGCCGCGGATGGGGTGATTGTCTCCAGCTCTTTGAAACGGCGGGGACGCATCGAGCAACCCATCGATCCAATTCGGGTGAGCCAGTTTGCGGAAGCCATGCATCGTGGCTTGGCAGACAAGTCTAAGTCTGCGAATGCTCCCCTCTCCATGAACTCGTCCGTAGCCGTATCTTCCTAG
- a CDS encoding vitamin K epoxide reductase family protein → MSRRSRRTPWLHRWSRYIITAIACVGAIVTGWLTYEKLTGGTAACPTEGCTQVLSSPYAEVFGIPLTIFGLLAYLSMGAMAIAPTLVNPETNKDLRMKLEGWTWPLLFMGATAMTIFSGYLMYVLAFELQTVCVYCISSATFSLSFLVLTLLGRAWDDAGKLIFIGIIVAMVTLIGTLGVYAGVNAPAAENDVPGEAGPRVTTTSGDAELALAAHLSSIGAKMYGAYWCPHCHDQKQLFGLPAAKEFPYVECAPDGQNPQTDLCQSLSDQVTGFPTWEINGQYYPGTRSLQELAQLSGYSGPTDFAN, encoded by the coding sequence ATGAGCCGTCGATCTCGAAGAACACCCTGGCTCCATCGTTGGTCGCGGTATATTATCACAGCGATCGCCTGCGTGGGCGCGATCGTGACCGGGTGGTTGACCTATGAAAAATTAACTGGCGGGACAGCGGCCTGTCCTACGGAGGGCTGTACCCAAGTCTTATCCAGCCCCTATGCCGAGGTGTTTGGCATTCCGCTAACGATCTTTGGGCTCTTGGCCTATCTCAGTATGGGAGCTATGGCGATCGCCCCCACCTTGGTGAATCCAGAGACCAATAAAGACCTGCGCATGAAGCTAGAAGGCTGGACATGGCCACTCCTGTTCATGGGAGCGACCGCCATGACCATCTTCAGCGGTTATTTGATGTATGTCTTGGCGTTTGAGCTGCAAACGGTTTGTGTCTACTGCATCAGCTCTGCGACCTTCAGCCTCAGTTTCCTGGTCTTGACCCTCTTGGGACGGGCTTGGGATGACGCGGGCAAGCTGATTTTTATTGGCATTATCGTGGCCATGGTGACCTTGATTGGCACCTTGGGCGTCTATGCCGGTGTGAATGCGCCGGCTGCCGAGAACGACGTTCCGGGAGAAGCCGGCCCACGGGTGACGACCACCTCGGGGGATGCGGAGCTTGCCCTAGCCGCGCACCTCAGCAGCATTGGAGCCAAGATGTATGGGGCCTATTGGTGTCCCCACTGCCATGACCAAAAACAACTGTTTGGTCTGCCAGCCGCCAAGGAATTTCCCTATGTGGAATGTGCGCCGGATGGACAAAATCCGCAGACGGATCTCTGTCAGTCACTATCCGACCAAGTCACAGGGTTCCCCACCTGGGAGATCAATGGACAGTATTATCCAGGGACGCGATCGCTTCAGGAGCTGGCTCAGCTTTCTGGTTACAGCGGCCCTACGGACTTCGCCAATTGA